Proteins from one Dermacentor variabilis isolate Ectoservices chromosome 1, ASM5094787v1, whole genome shotgun sequence genomic window:
- the N gene encoding neurogenic locus Notch protein isoform X1 — MKPRKTGVALGLWLALVAATIPAAVQAFVSCSPNPCKNGASCVSSNPSGESHCNCPPLYVGEYCQHANPCHTGGPGFRCQNGGTCNVEMSVTNGPKFSCTCPVGYTATMCEIRVPNACDTKPCYNGATCQLLTLQNYTCLCANGFRGKYCDKVDHCASQPCLNYGSCQSKEESYSCICAPGYSGASCAVDVDECQTRPCIHGTCHNNQGSFSCTCEPGYTGHLCESQYIPCEPSPCMNGGTCRPIDSLNYQCSCPPGFTGTNCETNVDDCPGNLCQNGATCLDGVNSYTCHCPPTYTGPYCTKDVDECAMRPSVCKNGATCTNTVGGYSCICVNGWTGADCSENIDDCAVAACFNGATCHDRVGSFYCQCAPGKTGLLCHLDDACASNPCHAGAICDTSPIDGTYLCSCPNGFQGVDCTEDVDECAQGFPCEHQGLCVNTPGSFRCNCTRGFAGPRCEVNINECDSNPCQNEGTCLDERGGFRCVCMPGYRGVHCEVDIDECLPNPCLNGGICSDRINGFQCLCPVGFSGKKCETNEDDCSSFPCRNGGSCHDGIASYTCHCPPGFTGSNCETNMDDCQSSPCHHGDCIDGTNAFTCNCHPGYTGLLCQNQINECLSSPCQHGGTCEDLVNGYQCRCRRGTSGPDCQFNVNECFSNPCRNGATCVDGIDSYTCECLPGYAGIHCETDINECASNPCANGGACIDLINGFKCNCPRGYFDARCLSNVNECASNPCQHGGTCEDEVNHFVCHCPPGYGGHRCEQDIDECQSNPCQHGGSCHDALNNYSCACIEGYSGRNCETNLDDCSPNPCRNGGSCIDLVGTFRCVCEVPFTGPTCEVELNPCSPNKCRNGAQCSPSSNYLDFACSCKLGFTGRLCDEDIDECAVSSPCRNEATCINTNGSYECACTKGYEGRDCLINTDDCASYPCQNGGTCLDGIGQYSCLCVDGFGGKHCSVDIDECASNPCLNGATCNDYVNSYACACLPGFSGTNCQTNDQDCTSSSCMNGGTCVDGVNNYTCQCSPGYTGSNCQYHINECDSQPCAHGATCVNHIGYHTCHCPFGYTGPRCETLVDWCATTPCLNGATCKQSNNTYRCICKPGWTGLLCDVSMVSCEDAALQKGIKVSDLCEHGGMCENIGNSHRCLCPESYEGSYCQREVNECLSNPCQNGATCQNLIGQYKCDCPEGFQGLNCEYNINDCDPNPCHNGGTCHDLVNKFACSCRHGTVGILCEHNVNECFEGACHHGGTCLDRVNGYECECRPGYVGPRCEGDVNECLSKPCDPVGTLDCVQLIDDYRCDCRPGHAGRHCELKVDPCSSNPCLNGGICHPGPRGPMCICQEGFRGETCANQSCSEKWPCRNGGQCRGHSCVCPHRTSGSLCEIIEEELSKSACTLGACRNGGVCREVTGGRIECDCPARWKGLRCEEYDGGYRGSLAPPVEGIYDLFLKSLEEEKKQCTMRRCEKKAGNRHCDEECNTYACDFDGGDCSLGINPWMNCTAAIKCWDVFRDGKCNMECNNIDCLFDGFDCQKDLQPCNEHYDTYCMRNYGNGFCDQGCNNEECNWDGLDCEKGPPYLAEGSIVIMLSIEPEVFKNNTVAFLRDIGHALRTNVLFKKDPNGQAMIYPWKATEGQLPNHSVLPVPRTGTLVHLEIDNRRCLKSQGSECFQSAAKAAEFLAAAQARHALETPFHIQEVLGSGTEQDGAGGEGSRTSALHIVIGLIGVLLAGLLIGVLFTTQKKRARGITWFPEGFLSTSSGQRRRSRRKGPDGQEMRVAQANGDGPPEAWSDDEGERPPAKRARGSPDSGCGDTVVSDYEDERDPRPWTQQHLDAADVRLPEVLQALTPPQGSDLDHNVDVRGPGGLTPLMLASFRGGGVDTGEEPGEEDTGSASMIQDLLMQGAQLGSTTEKTGETSLHLAARYARADAAKRLLDAGADANAQDSSGRTPLHAAIAADAVGVFQQILLRNRATNLNAKMNNGMTPLILSIRLAMEGMAEDLINAEADVNAADSDSRTPLHWAAAVNDVASVRMLLAHGANRDAQDVHEETPLFLAAREGSLQAVQALLDHGANRDITNHMDRRPRDVARDRMHLDIVDLLDKYVPSPHISGLSSPPILLSSPTVIGSTKSAKGKRRQPQAKNGASALQQLDMSATSPKTDTAAVTVPKRRTPSIKKCRDPPPLPDIAHSLDSPHESPGGPLFLPQEAVATFTKQPPCYEDCVGPVYAGVYDLQAYANTGPAAMSQQQQQQQQQQQQHQRQTSVPSSMSSYSMASSPAKQRPSLPTSPTHMAAMRAAHQHKLQQGGPTYDYPVQPAYYHYPTPPSQHSHGSGAEVTPQHYLHPGETYLTPSPESPGQWSSSSPHSAQSDWSEGISSPLGQALGGSADSKQQTMQQPGLTHTDSVFI; from the exons CTGTCCTCCGCTCTACGTTGGCGAGTACTGCCAGCATGCGAATCCGTGCCACACCGGAGGCCCGGGTTTCCGCTGCCAGAACGGTGGCACGTGCAACGTGGAGATGAGCGTCACAAACGGACCCAAGTTCTCGTGCACCTGTCCCGTGGGCTACACGGCCACCATGTGCGAGATCAGGGTGCCCAACGCCTGCGACACGAAGCCCTGCTATAACGGGGCCACGTGCCAGCTGCTCACGCTGCAAAACTACACATGCTTGTGCGCCAATGGCTTTCGAG GCAAGTACTGCGACAAGGTGGACCACTGCGCCTCCCAGCCTTGTCTAAATTACGGCAGTTGTCAATCCAAGGAAGAGTCGTATTCGTGCATCTGTGCGCCGGGATACAGCGGAGCCTCGTGCGCGGTCGACGTGGACGAGTGCCAAACAAGACCCTGCATTCATGGAACATGCCACAACAACCAGGGTTCCTTCAG TTGCACCTGTGAACCCGGCTACACGGGCCACCTGTGCGAATCCCAGTACATTCCGTGCGAGCCCAGCCCCTGCATGAATGGCGGGACCTGTCGACCCATCGACTCCCTCAACTACCAGTGTTCGTGTCCTCCTG GCTTCACGGGGACCAACTGCGAGACGAACGTGGACGACTGCCCAGGCAACCTGTGCCAGAACGGCGCCACCTGTCTCGACGGCGTCAACTCGTACACGTGTCACTGTCCGCCCACGTACACGGGGCCGTACTGCACCAAGGACGTGGATGAGTGCGCCATGCGGCCCAGCGTGTGCAAGAATGGCGCCACGTGCACCAACACGGTAGGCGGCTACTCGTGCATCTGCGTCAATGGCTGGACGGGCGCCGACTGCTCGGAGAATATCGACGATTGCGCCGTGGCCGCGTGCTTCAACGGTGCCACGTGCCACGACCGAGTCGGCTCCTTCTACTGCCAGTGTGCACCCGGCAAGACGGGCCTGCTGTGCCACTTGGACGACGCGTGTGCCAGCAATCCGTGCCACGCGGGGGCCATCTGCGACACAAGTCCCATCGACGGCACATACCTCTGCTCATGTCCCAATGGGTTCCAGGGCGTCGACTGCACCGAGGACGTGGACGAGTGCGCTCAGGGCTTCCCTTGCGAACACCAGGGCCTCTGCGTCAACACACCTGGCTCGTTCCGTTGCAACTGCACCCGTGGTTTCGCTGGGCCCCGATGCGAGGTGAACATCAACGAATGCGACTCCAACCCCTGCCAGAACGAGGGCACCTGCCTGGACGAGCGTGGCGGCTTCCGCTGCGTCTGCATGCCCG GCTACCGGGGAGTGCACTGTGAAGTGGACATTGATGAGTGCCTGCCCAACCCATGCCTAAATGGAGGAATATGCAGCGATCGCATCAATGGCTTTCAGTGCCTCTGCCCTGTAGGATTCTCAGGCAAAAAATGCGAGACCAATGAAGATGATTGTTCCTCATTTCCATGCCGTAATGGAGGATCTTGCCATGATGGAATCGCCAGCTACACCTGTCACTGCCCACCAG GTTTTACTGGAAGCAATTGCGAAACTAATATGGATGACTGCCAGTCCTCTCCGTGCCACCATGGAGATTGCATAGATGGCACAAATGCCTTCACGTGTAACTGTCACCCTGGATACACAGGCCTTCTCTGTCAAAACCAGATCAATGAATGCTTAAGCAGTCCATGTCAGCATGGTGGCACATGTGAAGACCTTGTAAATGGCTACCAGTGCCGTTGTCGCCGTGGTACATCTGGTCCAGACTGCCAGTTCAatgtgaatgaatgtttttcaAACCCATGCCGAAACGGTGCAACATGTGTGGATGGGATTGACTCTTACACTTGCGAGTGCCTTCCAGGATATGCAG GTATTCATTGTGAAACAGACATCAATGAATGTGCCAGCAACCCTTGTGCAAATGGAGGTGCTTGCATTGATCTCATCAATGGCTTCAAGTGCAACTGCCCTCGCGGCTACTTCGATGCTCGTTGCCTGTCCAATGTGAATGAATGTGCCAGCAACCCATGTCAGCATGGTGGTACCTGTGAAGATGAAGTGAATCATTTTGTCTGTCACTGCCCTCCTGGCTATGGTGGCCATCGCTGTGAACAAGACATCGATGAATGTCAATCTAACCCGTGCCAGCATGGAGGCAGCTGCCACGATGCCTTGAATAACTACTCATGTGCCTGCATAGAAGGCTACTCTGGACGCAACTGTGAAACCAACCTGGATGACTGCAGTCCGAACCCTTGTCGCAATGGTGGAAGTTGCATTGACTTAGTGGGCACATTCCGATGTGTGTGCGAAGTGCCTTTCACAGGACCGACATGTGAGGTTGAACTGAATCCTTGCTCACCAAATAAGTGCCGAAATGGTGCACAGTGCTCACCATCTTCAAATTATCTAGATTTTGCCTGCTCTTGCAAACTTGGCTTTACAGGCAGGCTCTGTGATGAGGACATTGATGAGTGTGCTGTATCGTCACCATGCCGCAATGAAGCCACATGCATCAACACCAATGGTTCCTACGAATGTGCCTGCACGAAAGGCTATGAAGGCAGGGATTGCCTAATCAACACTGATGACTGTGCATCCT ATCCATGCCAGAATGGAGGCACTTGCCTTGATGGGATAGGCCAATACAGCTGCCTTTGTGTGGATGGCTTTGGTGGCAAGCACTGTTCTGTGGACATCGACGAGTGTGCCAGCAATCCTTGCCTCAATGGTGCGACTTGCAATGACTATGTCAACAGCTATGCCTGTGCATGTCTTCCTGGCTTCAGTGGCACAAATTGTCAAACAAATGATCAAGACTGCACTTCAAG CTCATGTATGAATGGTGGAACCTGTGTCGATGGTGTAAACAACTATACCTGCCAGTGCAGTCCAGGCTACACAGGCTCAAACTGCCAGTACCACATCAATGAATGTGACTCCCAGCCCTGTGCTCATGGAGCCACTTGTGTCAATCACATTGGATATCACACCTGTCACTGTCCGTTTGGCTACACGGGACCTCGTTGTGAG acACTAGTGGACTGGTGCGCCACAACACCATGTCTCAATGGAGCTACTTGTAAGCAGTCCAATAACACATATCGGTGCATCTGCAAACCTGGTTGGACTGGTCTACTTTGTGATGTATCCATGGTATCATGTGAAGATGCTGCATTGCAGAAAG GTATCAAGGTATCAGACCTGTGTGAGCATGGCGGCATGTGTGAAAACATCGGGAATAGCCATCGCTGCCTCTGCCCTGAGAGCTATGAAGGCAGCTACTGCCAACGCGAAGTTAATGAATGCCTTAGCAACCCTTGTCAAAATGGAGCAACCTGCCAAAATCTAATAGGCCAGTACAAATGTGATTGCCCAGAAGGATTCCAGGGGCTCAACTGTGAATACAATATCAATGACTGTGACCCCAATCCATGTCACAATGGAGGTACCTGCCACGATCTTGTTAACAAGTTTGCCTGCTCTTGCCGTCATGGGACAGTAGGAATCTTGTGTGAACACAATGTCAACGAATGCTTTGAAGGTGCCTGCCATCATGGTGGAACATGCCTTGATAGAGTTAATGGCTACGAATGTGAATGCAGGCCAGGATACGTGGGACCACGGTGTGAAGGAGATGTCAATGAGTGTCTCTCCAAGCCCTGCGATCCAGTGGGCACACTTGACTGTGTCCAGCTAATTGATGACTACCGTTGTGACTGTCGCCCAGGACATGCTGGTAGGCACTGTGAGCTTAAAGTGGACCCATGTTCATCAAACCCTTGTTTGAATGGTGGCATCTGCCATCCTGGACCTCGTGGACCAATGTGCATCTGCCAAGAGGGTTTCCGTGGTGAGACTTGTGCCAACCAGAGCTGTAGTGAGAAGTGGCCATGCCGCAATGGAGGTCAGTGTCGGGGCCACTCTTGTGTCTGCCCTCATAGGACATCCGGTAGTCTGTGTGAAATAATTGAAGAAGAACTCAGTAAGAGTGCCTGCACATTAGGGGCTTGCCGAAATGGAGGAGTTTGCAGAGAAGTCACAGGCGGCAGGATAGAGTGTGACTGCCCTGCCAGGTGGAAAGGACTACGCTGCGAAGAGTACGATGGTGGCTACAGAGGAAGTCTGGCACCACCTGTGGAAGGCATCTATGACTTATTTTTGAAATCCCTCGAAGAGGAAAAGAAGCAGTGCACCATGCGCCGGTGTGAAAAGAAGGCAGGCAACCGCCATTGTGATGAAGAGTGCAACACGTATGCCTGTGACTTTGACGGTGGTGACTGTTCATTAG GTATCAACCCATGGATGAACTGTACTGCTGCGATCAAATGTTGGGATGTGTTCAGAGACGGCAAATGCAACATGGAATGCAACAATATTGACTGCCTTTTTGATGGTTTTGACTGTCAGAAGGACCTTCAACCTTGCAA tgaacacTATGACACTTACTGCATGAGGAACTATGGTAATGGATTCTGTGACCAAGGCTGCAACAATGAAGAATGCAACTGGGATGGCTTGGACTGTGAAAAAGGACCACCATACCTTGCTGAGGgttccattgtcatcatgctTTCCATTGAGCCAGAG GTTTTCAAGAACAACACAGTAGCCTTCCTTCGTGACATAGGACATGCACTACGCACCAATGTGCTGTTCAAAAAGGACCCTAATGGTCAGGCCATGATTTACCCCTGGAAAGCAACAGAAGGCCAACTACCCAACCACTCTGTCCTTCCTGTGCCGCGCACAGG AACACTTGTGCATCTTGAAATTGACAATCGTCGCTGCCTCAAGTCCCAGGGAAGTGAATGCTTTCAATCTGCAGCCAAGGCAGCTGAATTCTTGGCAGCAGCACAGGCCAGACATGCCTTAGAGACACCTTTTCATATCCAAGAAGTACTAGGCTCCGGTACCGAGCAGGATGGTGCTGGAGGCGAAGGCAGCCGTACTAGTGCACTGCACATTGTCATCGGCCTCATTGGTGTACTGCTAGCTGGGCTTCTTATCGGTGTCCTCTTCACCACCCAGAAGAAACGTGCCCGGGGTATTACATGGTTTCCTGAGGGATTTCTGAGCACCAGCAGTGGCCAGAGACGCCGCTCAAGGCGCAAGGGTCCTGATGGGCAAGAGATGAG AGTTGCTCAAGCAAATGGTGATGGACCCCCAGAGGCATGGAGCGACGATGAGGGGGAGCGACCTCctgcaaagcgtgcacgaggctCACCAGACTCGGGATGCGGGGACACAGTTGTCTCGGACTACGAGGATGAACGGGACCCTCGACCATGGACCCAGCAACATTTGGATGCTGCAGACGTGCGTCTGCCTGAAGTGTTGCAAGCACTCACCCCACCACAAGGCAGTGATCTCGACCACAATGTTGACGTCAGAGGACCTG GTGGCCTGACGCCTTTGATGCTTGCTTCATTTCGTGGCGGTGGTGTGGATACTGGGGAAGAGCCAGGAGAAGAGGACACTGGATCTGCCAGTATGATTCAGGACCTTTTAATGCAAGGTGCCCAGCTTGGCAGTACTACTGAAAAGACTGGCGAGACATCGTTGCACCTTGCTGCTCGCTACGCCCGGGCAGACGCTGCCAAACGACTTCTTGATGCTGGAGCTGATGCCAATGCTCAGGACAGTTCTGGCAGGACACCGCTTCATGCAGCTATTGCAGCTGATGCTGTAGGAGTGTTTCAG CAGATCTTGCTGCGAAATCGTGCCACAAATCTAAACGCCAAGATGAACAATGGGATGACTCCACTTATTCTTTCCATTCGCCTTGCTATGGAGGGCATGGCAGAAGACCTAATCAATGCAGAAGCAGACGTCAATGCAGCAGATTCTGACTCGCGTACACCACTTCACTGGGCGGCCGCTGTCAACGATGTTGCTTCAGTCCGTATGCTTCTGGCTCATGGTGCCAATCGTGATGCTCAAGATGTGCATGAAGAGACTCCTCTGTTCCTTGCGGCACGTGAAGGAAGCTTGCAAGCTGTGCAGGCATTGCTTGACCATGGAGCCAATCGAGACATCACCAACCACATGGACAGGCGGCCGCGTGATGTTGCTCGTGATCGCATGCACCTCGATATTGTCGACCTGCTGGACAAGTATGTGCCAAGCCCCCATATTTCAGGGCTCTCCAGCCCACCAATCCTACTGTCTAGCCCAACAGTCATTGGGTCCACTAAATCTGCCAAGGGCAAGCGACGGCAGCCACAGGCCAAGAATGGTGCCAGTGCCCTGCAGCAACTTGACATGTCAGCCACATCCCCCAAAACTGACACTGCTGCGGTTACTGTACCGAAGAGGAGGACACCATCTATTAAGAAGTGTAGGGATCCGCCTCCATTGCCAGACATTGCACACTCGCTTGACTCGCCTCACGAGTCACCAGGAGGTCCATTGTTCTTGCCTCAAGAGGCTGTGGCCACCTTTACCAAACAACCACCATGCTACGAGGATTGTGTGGGGCCTGTCTATGCTGGAGTGTACGATCTACAAGCCTATGCTAACACAGGTCCTGCTGCCAtgtcacagcagcagcaacaacagcagcagcagcaacagcagcatcaaCGCCAGACCTCTGTGCCCTCCAGCATGAGCAGCTATAGCATGGCGTCTTCACCTGCCAAGCAGAGACCCTCACTTCCAACATCACCAACTCACATGGCTGCCATGCGAGCTGCGCACCAGCACAAGTTGCAGCAAGGGGGACCAACATACGACTACCCGGTACAGCCAGCCTACTACCACTACCCTACGCCACCATCTCAGCACAGCCATGGCAGTGGGGCTGAGGTCACACCTCAGCACTATCTTCACCCTGGTGAGACCTACCTGACGCCATCACCCGAGTCACCCGGCCAGTGGTCGAGTTCTTCACCCCATTCAGCACAGTCTGACTGGTCAGAAGGCATTTCCAGTCCCTTGGGACAGGCACTGGGTGGATCAGCTGACTCCAAGCAGCAAACTATGCAGCAGCCTGGACTGACTCACACTGACTCTGTGTTTATCTAA